The following proteins are encoded in a genomic region of Candida albicans SC5314 chromosome 4, complete sequence:
- the RHD2 gene encoding Rhd2p (Predicted ORF in retrotransposon Tca4 with similarity to the Gag region encoding nucleocapsid-like protein; overlaps blocked reading frame orf19.2668.1; yeast-enriched transcript; rat catheter biofilm induced), which yields MAEFSDAELRKMMGTLSLLVQDSRREINHLHDKLENNSDSKYQSLETYINSKYADTIKSFEKLKYLDIDNSELVNTWIMCFNQVKRFHPQVFDAFMEAENEDEIGIEKIQYTPYTGKHLNDMIRIFYMKISELIERKVSPNVSREMNDGQPQFVPNLFKKVYEMIISKPDVSAAERIGKALFKLQSKSRELERESAFLLCQHLMTNDHQHDDIILKFLVSGVSPWYLHSQIYMSSYKLGFSNLFLEIYAQHYELYKADPIYKLPDSMTLLNEIRSNRDYPKVVNAAKNTVQVNNVSSKNNKKKDE from the coding sequence ATGGCTGAATTTAGCGATGCTGAGCTCAGAAAGATGATGGGTACACTTTCACTCTTGGTACAAGATTCCAGGAGAGAAATTAACCACTTGCATGATAAGTTGGAGAACAATAGTGACtcaaaatatcaatctTTAGAAACGTACATCAACTCAAAGTATGCAGATACTataaaatcatttgaaaaattaaaatatttggaCATTGATAATTCAGAGTTGGTTAATACCTGGATCATGTGTTTTAATCAGGTTAAAAGGTTTCACCCTCAGGTTTTTGATGCTTTCATGGAGGCAGAGAACGAGGACGAAATTGGAATCGAAAAGATCCAATATACGCCATACACAGGTAAACACTTGAATGATATGATCAGAATCTTCTACATGAAGATATCCGAATtaatagaaagaaaagttaGTCCAAATGTTTCTAGAGAGATGAATGATGGACAGCCACAATTTGTTCCgaatttgtttaaaaaaGTTTACGAGATGATTATTTCAAAACCAGATGTTTCTGCTGCtgaaagaattggaaaagcTCTTTTCAAGTTACAATCTAAACTGAGAGAACTTGAAAGAGAATCAGCATTTTTGTTATGTCAACATTTAATGACCAATGACCACCAGCACGATGATATTATTCTTAAATTTCTCGTTAGCGGTGTCTCACCATGGTACTTACATCTGCAAATTTACATGCTGTCATATAAACTTGGATTctcaaatttgtttttagaGATTTATGCTCAACATTATGAATTGTATAAAGCAGATCCCATTTACAAATTGCCAGATAGTATGACATTGTTGAATGAAATAAGATCAAATAGAGATTATCCTAAAGTGGTAAATGCTGCAAAAAATACAGTACAAGTCAATAATGTTTCATCCAAGAACAATAAAAAGAAGGATGAATGA
- the RPF1 gene encoding rRNA-binding ribosome biosynthesis protein (Putative nucleolar protein with a predicted role in the assembly and export of the large ribosomal subunit; essential for growth; rat catheter and Spider biofilm induced), producing the protein MGTSTSEALKNIKNKQRRQKVFAEIKHEKNKQRHKQRAERAKEERENPELREERIAANIPDTIDSKRIYDETIAAEVEGDDEFQSYFTNLLEEPKILLTTSANAKKPAYEFADMIMDFLPNVTFIKRKKEYTMQDMAKYCSNRDFTALLVINEDKKKVNGITLINLPEGPTFYFSITSIVDGKRIKGHGKAGDYLPEIVLNNFNSRLGKTVGRLFQSIFPHKPELQGRQVITLHNQRDYIFFRRHRYIFRNEEKVGLQELGPQFTLKLRRMQKGVRGDVVWEHRPDMERDKKKFYL; encoded by the coding sequence ATGGGTACTAGTACAAGTGAAGCATTGAAGAacatcaaaaacaaacagCGAAGACAGAAAGTTTTTGCAGAAATAAAACatgaaaagaataaacAACGTCATAAGCAAAGAGCCGAAAGAGCTAaggaagaaagagaaaaccCCGAATTAAGAGAGGAAAGAATAGCAGCTAATATCCCAGATACTATAGATAGCAAACGTATTTATGATGAGACTATAGCTGCTGAAGTTGAAGGAGATGACGAGTTTCAGTCATATTTCACTAACTTGTTGGAAGAACCAAAGATTTTGTTGACAACAAGTGCCAATGCTAAAAAACCGGCCTATGAATTTGCAGACATGATCATGGACTTTTTACCGAATGTGACATTTATCAAAAGGAAGAAGGAATATACAATGCAAGATATGGCCAAATATTGCTCGAATAGAGACTTCACTGCATTGCTTGTCATCAACGAAGACAAGAAGAAGGTCAATGGTATAACGCTCATCAATTTACCTGAAGGGCCaacattttatttttcgaTTACATCAATAGTTGATGGGAAAAGAATTAAGGGACACGGGAAAGCTGGTGATTATTTACCTGAGATtgtattgaataatttcaattccaGATTGGGTAAAACTGTGGGAAGACTATTTCAAAGTATTTTCCCTCATAAACCTGAACTTCAAGGAAGACAAGTGATTACTTTGCACAATCAACgtgattatatttttttcagaAGACATAGATATATTTTCAGAAATGAGGAAAAGGTTGGATTGCAGGAATTGGGTCCGCAGTTTACATTAAAGCTAAGAAGAATGCAAAAGGGAGTACGTGGTGATGTTGTTTGGGAACACAGACCAGATATGGAAAGAGATAAGAAGaagttttatttataa
- the MSN5 gene encoding karyopherin (Predicted karyopherin involved in nuclear import and export of proteins; flow model biofilm induced; Spider biofilm induced) has protein sequence MTMDSGGVQQIVSALQIVYDPKSTNDQRREAQTFLDTIKSNEESPFWGYQLALPENNGDNYIVRYFGLSLLQQSITANFHTFDPTKTAAVKQWIIDLSTKVEPSDPHYIKEKIALLWVSIAKRVWGNHLIKSRDSHHNSVDENTTLSTNLDNNNKSSTSITEQESADGWVSMDADLLKLWNNNVTCRELSLIIIRTLFEDIYLLDDPISSKRSTLLNQLSILIVTPQSVLESMYENNPNVTICKASAEGWFITWSRYLVELLTNNDYKDKICQAFVPKILSAFKTCLHWINPSVLRQENIMQTLIGILTIPDVPMKILAVDCLHILFTRTYTQPEDFDFFIGSVFTSEGITKLSEFYHSLHLDPDDVDEVVYSLLKKTVEMIVSLSEYLNIASRNKVSWESSDVDGYLKLVLETTSHPSLIISGLSLQMWITILRFDELSAKPQFVKLMPDLLEIAANRTINYTYDENNISKKFLDVDFDSTPDANSFLQNYRKFNEDITRITVCKDPENGLAWLENRLQVFFSSELGGKCINEFKLGEKSEEFNYGSSQLSTIDYTLRGVTRWNEWYNREDKNDIKERLNKLVESLCERLLAMNFASPLLVRKQMQTLVHFAPLLKDVNPPLMFRALEKILTTATYPYPPNVSDEDMELIRDLRGSCGTELNRYAYMMPEGLSKIFTDLENAIANILSAKKVSDHENVALKSFLLVIAFRSSIGNKDEIFAKIVDPDLAAWSAPETEKGLMDLHWFMERIGIVEIASYFQSRGITATTNLLEAKMDEEGKLLKTKLKDHWSSIFPIRATRIFIQYSIEKLNHNSPEYLHLLKLWKPRIQPIVPHILQLLTQIQAYHDPQNWNDLPIEVQSFVKESCTERFWQQGVSIQSKETFMEENVKAALTLRDFADSVGHLIRYTREYAFLTVGSIAQLEDTLYEIPGVASMIWKAVAGDTVGVTLHSWKHMINSCLRVVIKFCPVKYVEVFMSELLPAVFSDLDKLLVDRWAKISGNGIQLQGNEDDETLSEEMMEEHMLRQLTATIVRLLMDVVGQYNTRPATDTQFACKKLVAENKEVLAPFLQICCHLFLFKDTKCSFNTILVIRNILPDVVLKDDEVDKYLSDHLIKSLLQVLLDDYFAETHSEAAIALTTLYCALRSKNDYPARILIQNLQNINTRDISSFESQLVNSKSLRHQRGALLDLVRRSKNQEIDEMSKRKKELEAVSIANRKKRNGGVDVMNDPYTENGALGQLFGED, from the coding sequence atgacAATGGATAGTGGAGGTGTTCAACAGATAGTATCTGCATTGCAAATCGTATACGACCCCAAATCTACAAATGATCAAAGAAGAGAAGCACAAACGTTTTTAGATACCATCAAATCAAACGAGGAAAGTCCTTTTTGGGGTTACCAATTGGCATTACCAGAAAATAATGGCGACAACTACATTGTAAGGTACTTTGGATTGTCACTATTACAACAATCGATAACTGCAAACTTTCACACTTTTGATCCAACAAAGACAGCTGCCGTAAAGCAATggataattgatttatcaacCAAAGTCGAGCCAAGTGATCCTCATTACATTAAGGAAAAGATTGCTTTGTTATGGGTCTCAATAGCAAAGAGAGTTTGGGGAAATCATTTGATCAAATCACGAGACTCTCATCACAACAGTGTTGACGAAAACAcaacattatcaacaaatctagataacaataataaactgTCGACTTCTATCACAGAACAAGAATCTGCCGATGGTTGGGTATCTATGGATGCTGATTTGTTAAAATTGTGGAATAACAACGTTACTTGTCGAGAACTTTCGTTGATCATTATTAGAACATTGTTCGAAGACATCTACTTGTTGGATGATCCAATCTCCTCAAAAAGAAGCACcttattgaatcaattatcGATTTTGATTGTGACTCCTCAAAGTGTATTAGAATCTATGTATGAAAACAACCCTAACGTTACAATCTGCAAAGCACTGGCTGAAGGTTGGTTTATAACCTGGTCAAGATATTTGGTTGAATTGTTAACTAACAACGATTATAAAGACAAGATTTGCCAAGCATTTGTGCCCAAGATATTATCGGCATTCAAAACTTGTTTACATTGGATCAATCCTTCAGTGTTGAGACAAGAAAATATCATGCAAACGTTAATTGGTATATTAACTATTCCTGATGTAccaatgaaaattttaGCCGTTGATTGTTTGCatattttatttacaaGAACATACACCCAACCTGAAGATTTCGATTTTTTCATTGGCTCTGTGTTTACCAGTGAAGGCATAACAAAATTAAGTGAGTTTTATCACTCATTACATTTAGATCCAGATGATGTGGACGAGGTTGTATATTCGCTTTTGAAGAAAACAGTGGAAATGATAGTATCTTTGAGTGAGTACTTGAATATTGCCTCAAGAAATAAAGTTTCTTGGGAAAGTTCTGATGTTGATGGTTACTTGAAATTGGTGTTGGAGACAACAAGCCACCCTAGTTTGATAATTAGTGGTTTATCGTTGCAGATGTGGATCACCATATTAAGATTCGATGAACTAAGTGCGAAACCTCAATTTGTTAAACTCATGCCAGATTTGCTAGAGATTGCTGCTAATAGAACCATAAATTATACCTACGATGAGAATAATATCTCGAAGAAATTTTTAGACGTGGATTTCGATTCAACTCCTGATGCCAATTCATTTTTGCAAAACTATAGAAAATTCAATGAAGATATTACACGTATCACGGTGTGCAAGGATCCTGAAAATGGATTGGCATGGCTCGAAAATAGACTTCAAGTATTTTTCAGCTCAGAATTGGGTGGCAAGTGCatcaatgaatttaaattaGGCGAAAAGTCAGAAGAGTTCAATTATGGGTCATCACAACTTAGCACAATTGACTACACTTTACGTGGGGTCACGCGTTGGAACGAATGGTATAATCGAGAGGAcaaaaatgatattaaGGAGagattaaataaattagttGAATCTTTATGTGAACGTTTATTGGCGATGAATTTTGCCAGCCCCTTATTGGTTAGAAAGCAGATGCAAACATTAGTTCATTTTGCACCACTTTTGAAAGATGTCAACCCACCACTCATGTTCAGAGCTTTAGAAAAAATTCTTACTACAGCTACTTACCCCTATCCACCTAATGTTTCAGATGAGGACATGGAATTGATTAGAGATTTAAGAGGTAGTTGCGGAACCGAGCTAAATAGATATGCCTACATGATGCCTGAAGGGTTGAGTAAGATATTTACCGATTTAGAGAATGCCATTGCCAACATATTGTCTGCGAAAAAAGTCAGTGATCATGAAAATGTTGCACTTAAATCGTTTCTTTTGGTGATTGCGTTTAGATCGTCTATTGGAAATAAAGATGAAATATTTGCAAAGATTGTCGACCCAGATTTAGCTGCATGGTCTGCACCTGAAACAGAAAAAGGATTGATGGATTTGCATTGGTTTATGGAGAGAATTggtattgttgaaattgcCTCATATTTCCAAAGTCGTGGGATAACTGCAACCACAAACCTTTTAGAGGCAAAAATGGACGAAGAAGgtaaattgttgaaaaccAAGCTAAAGGATCATTGGTCGTCTATTTTCCCAATAAGAGCAACAAGAATTTTCATTCAGTATAGTATAGAAAAGTTGAACCACAATTCTCCTGAATATTTGCATCTATTGAAGCTTTGGAAACCAAGAATTCAGCCGATTGTGCCGCATATCTTACAGTTATTGACACAAATCCAAGCTTATCATGATCCTCAAAATTGGAACGATTTACCAATTGAAGTTCAATCGTTTGTGAAAGAGAGTTGTACCGAGAGATTTTGGCAACAAGGAGTGTCTATTCAATCGAAAGAAACATTTATGGAGGAGAATGTTAAGGCTGCCTTGACATTGAGAGACTTTGCAGATTCCGTTGGCCATTTGATTAGATATACTCGAGAATATGCATTTTTGACGGTGGGTTCGATAGCTCAGTTGGAAGACACGTTATACGAAATTCCTGGTGTTGCCCTGATGATCTGGAAAGCGGTGGCAGGCGATACTGTGGGTGTTACGTTACATAGTTGGAAACATATGATAAACAGTTGTTTAAGAGTGgttattaaattttgtcCTGTCAAGTATGTTGAAGTATTTATGAGTGAACTATTGCCAGCAGTGTTTTCAGACTTGGATAAGTTACTTGTCGATAGATGGGCTAAAATAAGTGGCAATGGAATACAATTGCAAGGAAACGAAGATGACGAAACATTGTCTGAAGAGATGATGGAAGAGCATATGTTAAGGCAATTGACTGCTACTATTGTGAGGTTATTGATGGATGTAGTTGGTCAGTATAATACTAGACCGGCTACCGACACACAATTTGCATGCAAGAAATTAGTGGCAGAGAATAAAGAAGTTTTAGCTCCATTCTTACAAATATGTTgtcatttgtttttgtttaaagATACAAAGTGCTCTTTCAATACTATTTTGGTGATACGTAATATTTTGCCTGATGTTGTGTTAAAGGACGATGAAGTTGATAAGTATCTTTCTGATCACCTCATCAAATCTTTGCTCCAGGTATTGCTTGATGATTATTTTGCTGAAACACACAGTGAAGCTGCAATTGCATTAACAACTTTGTATTGTGCCTTGAGATCCAAAAACGACTACCCAGCCAgaattttgattcaaaacttacaaaatataaataccAGAGACATCAGTAGTTTTGAGTCTCAGTTGGTGAATTCAAAATCCTTGCGCCACCAAAGAGGCGCTTTACTAGATTTGGTGAGAAGATCTAAAAACCAGGAGATTGATGAAATGTCtaagagaaagaaagagttGGAGGCAGTATCTATAGCCAATAGGAAAAAGAGAAATGGTGGTGTAGATGTCATGAATGATCCATACACTGAGAATGGTGCATTGGGACAATTGTTCGGTGAAgattaa